A single region of the Thermotoga profunda AZM34c06 genome encodes:
- a CDS encoding YjgP/YjgQ family permease encodes MGILTKYISKLSMSPILIGLAGFVIFVSVEVLYQLSDLIVRHRVSVIVLLRVLYYYLPYFIALGIPVGVLLAIFWVLSQLSTDHELMALQVHGISLKVLIVPFLAISIVLSFLTFWLSDRVVPDYNQRANEALSKYVYKRPEVFISENILTKIDESQYFYVKKYDRQNGILENVVLFRNEPSEEEIITAQKVLKESEKWYMYDGRLYRVDKEGMLRFDVKFNKVELDLKQDLESIMRVGKTPKDMKSEELRDRIATFKKLGIDPSPWIVELHNRYSVSLGPMIIVLVGIPLSLMFNLKSKSWGVILTFVIIVLYQGSGAWLGAMGKERLIDPVLSAWLPNILFGITGTVLFILLDTPISYRLREKFSKLFIIMLLLTFANTVHGEVLTVNASSVTYDATSVIFSGNIAATFQDSRIECQKLTVFLSKSGDAQKIIAEESVSYAKKDTTIKCQQFTYTFSDEHSLMANIRGRTIYTDEEKNKHTVYFSGKNLEGKNDESLIEKGYLTTCELDRPHYRMQALKVEIKENEYLAAYDAVIFILEIPTVYLPVYFVSLKEGPQPFAVKLGYSKSDGFSFESSYNVSFKDGSVGAKIGWQESSDTPGKYAQFDLTKEWSIFKLQSSYYVRQPPQEQDFVYEFDSSLYINEPISTKLRAFFKNDRSYFEYQLLPIKELSIQLSRLQNSSGVTWVLPYIYLKKITLPSDLFTFTINSLYHRSTVQYTEGSLFDHLEEFDMTGRFSTALSVKLPSVFKNLQVDFSGYYDLIDFEPTERTYFLLDSKLPFKTIRANFGFLGWTVDNSLLTGIWMGVDNEQLGYRFAQLFDTKLTFKPFDFLSLSAGYSRTGVITNNVYSGFSNDSEVSEITFLGKLNVPTTLFEVSTAYDLLTSTWDDLNLKTSTAFKIWQIGFSIYTNTIYQIEEGQFYKTDFDIDLSYGSLRHVTEFTYYYNKEDAIDMITNTLTVKGTNFLFMNNPNVKIIYKLDTHFDLLSIEAKGSFYVDKAKHEFSGYYIKGSSRLRFSYNLSGFDPAIGFYISMNTQTFAINDLQFTLEKDLHCWGLVFESQFSIDPTFSIEKLAFKFYIKEFPKKTFTVDPVTGAFDMNVF; translated from the coding sequence TTGGGAATACTGACTAAGTATATTTCCAAACTCTCGATGAGTCCAATACTAATAGGTTTAGCTGGTTTTGTGATTTTTGTCAGTGTAGAGGTTCTTTATCAGCTATCCGATTTGATAGTTAGGCACAGAGTCAGTGTGATTGTTCTGCTCAGAGTTTTGTATTATTATCTTCCATATTTTATCGCACTCGGAATACCAGTTGGAGTTTTGCTTGCCATATTTTGGGTTTTATCGCAGCTCTCCACGGATCATGAATTGATGGCACTTCAAGTTCATGGAATATCGCTGAAAGTCCTCATTGTCCCTTTTCTCGCAATTTCAATTGTTTTGAGTTTTCTCACATTCTGGTTGAGTGATCGTGTAGTACCAGATTATAACCAAAGAGCAAATGAAGCACTTTCAAAATATGTCTATAAAAGGCCGGAGGTCTTCATCAGTGAAAATATTTTGACCAAGATCGATGAAAGTCAATATTTCTACGTAAAAAAATATGATCGTCAGAACGGCATTTTGGAGAACGTCGTACTTTTTAGAAATGAACCAAGTGAAGAAGAAATCATCACGGCGCAGAAGGTTCTAAAGGAAAGCGAAAAATGGTACATGTACGATGGAAGGCTTTACAGAGTTGATAAGGAAGGAATGCTCAGGTTTGATGTGAAATTCAACAAAGTGGAACTTGATTTGAAACAAGATTTGGAATCAATTATGCGTGTCGGTAAAACACCAAAGGATATGAAGAGCGAAGAGTTGAGAGATAGAATAGCTACTTTCAAGAAGCTTGGTATAGATCCTTCACCGTGGATTGTAGAGTTGCATAACCGCTATTCAGTTTCCTTAGGACCGATGATCATCGTTTTGGTTGGTATACCTTTGTCCCTCATGTTCAATCTCAAAAGCAAGTCTTGGGGTGTTATCCTGACCTTTGTGATAATCGTCCTTTATCAAGGATCAGGTGCATGGCTCGGTGCCATGGGTAAAGAAAGACTCATCGATCCTGTACTTTCGGCATGGCTACCAAACATACTCTTTGGAATCACAGGAACTGTCTTGTTCATACTTTTAGATACTCCTATTAGCTACAGATTGAGAGAAAAATTTTCTAAACTTTTTATAATTATGCTACTGTTGACTTTCGCAAATACTGTGCATGGTGAAGTGCTCACCGTCAATGCAAGTTCAGTCACTTACGATGCGACTTCTGTTATTTTTTCTGGTAACATCGCAGCTACTTTTCAGGATTCGAGAATTGAATGTCAGAAGTTGACTGTATTTTTGAGTAAATCTGGAGATGCACAAAAAATCATCGCAGAAGAGTCTGTATCTTATGCAAAAAAAGACACCACAATAAAATGTCAACAATTCACATATACTTTCTCCGATGAACACAGCCTCATGGCAAATATTAGAGGCAGAACGATTTACACAGATGAGGAAAAGAACAAACACACAGTGTACTTTTCTGGTAAAAATCTCGAAGGTAAAAATGACGAGTCTTTAATAGAAAAAGGATACTTGACAACATGTGAACTGGATCGACCTCACTATCGAATGCAAGCTCTAAAGGTCGAAATAAAGGAGAATGAATATCTGGCGGCCTATGACGCAGTGATTTTCATATTAGAAATCCCGACTGTCTATCTGCCTGTTTATTTTGTATCGTTGAAAGAAGGACCACAGCCTTTTGCTGTAAAGTTAGGGTACTCAAAGTCAGATGGTTTTTCCTTTGAAAGTTCATACAATGTCAGCTTCAAGGATGGATCTGTTGGTGCAAAGATAGGTTGGCAAGAATCGAGTGATACACCTGGTAAGTATGCCCAATTCGATTTAACAAAAGAATGGTCCATTTTTAAGCTTCAATCGAGTTACTATGTTCGTCAACCTCCTCAAGAGCAGGACTTTGTTTATGAATTTGACAGCTCTCTTTATATAAATGAACCGATTTCCACAAAACTCAGAGCGTTCTTCAAAAATGACAGAAGTTATTTTGAATATCAGCTTCTCCCAATCAAGGAGCTATCAATACAACTTTCAAGGTTGCAAAATTCCAGTGGTGTGACCTGGGTTTTACCTTATATATACTTGAAGAAGATCACTTTACCGTCAGATCTTTTCACTTTTACAATAAATTCGCTGTACCACCGTTCGACAGTCCAATATACAGAAGGATCTCTTTTCGATCATCTTGAAGAATTCGATATGACTGGAAGGTTTAGTACAGCACTGTCTGTCAAGTTGCCCTCTGTTTTCAAAAACCTTCAGGTCGATTTTTCTGGTTATTATGATTTGATTGATTTTGAACCAACTGAAAGAACCTACTTTTTGTTAGACTCGAAACTCCCTTTTAAAACGATCAGAGCAAATTTTGGCTTTTTGGGATGGACAGTCGACAACTCTTTGTTAACAGGCATCTGGATGGGTGTTGATAATGAGCAGTTGGGTTATAGATTTGCTCAGTTGTTCGATACTAAACTGACATTCAAACCATTTGACTTTCTGAGTCTTTCTGCTGGTTATTCAAGAACTGGTGTGATCACAAACAACGTATATTCAGGATTTAGTAACGATTCAGAAGTATCAGAGATCACCTTTCTTGGGAAATTAAATGTGCCAACGACACTTTTTGAGGTTTCTACAGCTTATGATTTACTCACATCCACATGGGATGATCTGAACCTTAAGACCAGCACTGCTTTCAAGATATGGCAAATAGGATTTTCAATTTACACGAACACCATTTATCAGATCGAAGAAGGGCAATTCTACAAAACGGATTTTGATATAGATCTCTCGTATGGCTCTCTTAGGCACGTGACAGAGTTCACGTATTATTACAACAAAGAAGATGCCATTGATATGATCACCAACACTTTGACAGTAAAAGGTACCAATTTCCTGTTCATGAATAACCCGAATGTGAAAATTATCTACAAACTCGACACTCACTTTGACTTACTTTCGATTGAGGCAAAAGGTAGTTTCTATGTGGATAAAGCAAAACACGAATTCTCGGGTTATTACATCAAAGGATCATCCAGGCTTCGTTTTTCTTATAATTTGTCTGGGTTTGACCCGGCAATTGGTTTTTATATAAGCATGAATACTCAAACATTTGCAATAAACGATTTACAATTTACACTGGAAAAAGATCTTCATTGTTGGGGACTTGTTTTTGAGAGTCAATTTTCTATCGATCCCACTTTTTCTATAGAAAAACTTGCCTTCAAATTTTACATAAAAGAATTTCCAAAGAAGACCTTTACGGTTGATCCAGTTACTGGTGCCTTTGATATGAATGTGTTTTAA
- the phoU gene encoding phosphate signaling complex protein PhoU: MKWIIDERTELFKKALMKMGWYMEKMFLRSLEALENRDTKLAKQVIEDDNVLDEMEIELREEAAAMLGIHNLTGVQLRFIIGSIQLANIFERIGDNARRISQITITVLKEQQSTSIPGLLNLGRLASGVLKESLRLLADLQTEGSFEICSKDAEIDELYLEIRSELLNSMREKQENIDRNSLLLELAQKIEEIADLSTNIVETVLYVVTSESYKCFRDEMKLFKQSEGVLFGNTD; the protein is encoded by the coding sequence ATGAAGTGGATAATCGATGAGAGGACTGAATTGTTCAAGAAAGCCTTAATGAAAATGGGCTGGTATATGGAAAAAATGTTTCTACGCTCACTCGAAGCTTTGGAAAATAGAGACACGAAGTTAGCAAAGCAAGTGATAGAAGATGACAATGTATTGGATGAGATGGAGATAGAACTAAGAGAAGAAGCAGCAGCGATGCTTGGGATTCACAACCTCACCGGTGTTCAATTGCGTTTCATTATCGGTAGTATACAACTTGCGAATATCTTTGAGAGAATCGGAGACAATGCAAGAAGGATTTCCCAGATAACGATAACTGTTCTAAAAGAACAACAGAGTACGTCTATTCCTGGACTTCTCAATTTAGGAAGACTGGCTTCGGGTGTGTTGAAGGAAAGCCTTAGATTACTTGCAGACCTTCAAACAGAAGGGTCCTTTGAAATTTGTTCCAAAGATGCCGAAATCGATGAGCTTTATCTGGAAATTAGGAGTGAACTTTTGAATTCCATGAGAGAAAAACAGGAGAATATTGATAGAAATTCTCTGTTACTTGAACTTGCTCAAAAAATAGAAGAAATTGCAGATCTTTCAACTAACATAGTCGAGACAGTTTTGTACGTGGTAACGTCTGAATCTTATAAATGTTTTAGAGACGAAATGAAGCTCTTCAAACAAAGTGAAGGTGTTCTGTTTGGGAATACTGACTAA
- a CDS encoding NAD(+) kinase encodes MNKTAAIVFRSDKVKEAQELAEKIGMHVKIVQICEAKNEKVDQNCDFAIVIGGDGTVLKAAKLLNIPIVGFKAGRVGFLAYYKLEEVDRFLDDLHENRLIQEKRWMVKARLNDTYVHAINDIVFHTPSRQMSEFEIVFDSCSGLSFFADGILISTPTGSTAYNLSLGGAIVVPVCDVFQILPIAPYYLQNRSIVVPDQRKIIINALSECEILVDGIVAGRATRIEITKSERYFTLLRPDYYDFFTVLKEKVGYGRGVQNEVDNR; translated from the coding sequence TTGAATAAAACAGCAGCGATAGTTTTCAGGAGCGATAAAGTGAAAGAAGCACAAGAACTTGCCGAAAAAATTGGAATGCATGTCAAGATAGTGCAAATATGTGAAGCCAAAAATGAGAAGGTCGACCAAAACTGTGATTTTGCAATTGTTATTGGTGGAGATGGAACGGTTCTCAAAGCTGCCAAATTGTTGAACATTCCTATAGTTGGGTTCAAAGCAGGTAGGGTTGGATTTTTAGCGTACTACAAGCTTGAGGAAGTCGACCGATTTTTAGATGATTTACATGAGAACAGACTCATCCAAGAAAAAAGGTGGATGGTAAAAGCACGCTTGAATGATACATATGTTCATGCGATCAATGATATAGTATTTCACACACCATCTCGTCAAATGAGTGAGTTTGAGATTGTCTTTGATAGTTGTTCGGGTCTTTCTTTTTTTGCTGATGGAATTTTGATTTCAACTCCGACAGGTTCAACGGCTTATAATCTATCACTTGGTGGGGCAATCGTGGTTCCTGTTTGCGATGTTTTTCAGATTCTACCTATCGCACCATATTATTTGCAAAACAGAAGTATTGTCGTGCCAGATCAACGAAAAATTATCATCAATGCTCTTAGTGAATGTGAAATTTTAGTTGATGGTATCGTCGCCGGTAGGGCAACACGGATCGAAATTACAAAATCCGAAAGATATTTCACACTTCTCAGACCTGATTATTATGATTTTTTTACCGTCCTTAAAGAAAAGGTGGGTTACGGAAGAGGTGTTCAAAATGAAGTGGATAATCGATGA
- a CDS encoding YggT family protein has product MFVVSNFLLAVAKVLQVFIYFELVCVILSAILSWITPYHYYPFRQFVDGVSAIILKPLRRIIPPIGPIDITPMIAILVLTFLDIFAVRTLTDLAVMLR; this is encoded by the coding sequence GTGTTTGTCGTTTCAAATTTTCTTTTGGCTGTTGCCAAGGTTCTACAGGTTTTCATATATTTTGAGTTAGTTTGTGTTATTCTCTCTGCCATTTTGAGTTGGATAACACCTTATCATTATTATCCCTTCAGACAATTTGTAGATGGTGTATCTGCAATCATACTCAAACCATTGAGGAGAATCATACCCCCAATAGGACCGATAGATATAACCCCTATGATTGCGATATTGGTTCTGACATTTCTTGATATCTTCGCCGTGAGAACATTGACTGATCTGGCGGTGATGCTCCGTTGA
- a CDS encoding YggS family pyridoxal phosphate-dependent enzyme, translating to MDLSENLKNVKLRIENAAKRVKRDPNSIKLVVVAKEADIESVKQVIELGVQDLAENYAQQLLQKYPLIKNAQWHFIGRIQTNKIKYIVPICEYIHSVCRKEELILIDKFASLHRKIQKVLIEVNISHEQTKSGVDQSQLQEILEFGSSLKNIRIMGFMTMAPFTEDFGQIRAIFKELRRLRDFYQRQYPELEHLSMGMTNDFEIAIEEGATMVRIGRAIFRGE from the coding sequence ATGGATCTCTCGGAGAATCTCAAGAATGTGAAACTCAGGATTGAAAACGCTGCAAAGCGAGTTAAAAGAGATCCTAATTCGATAAAATTAGTTGTGGTGGCAAAAGAGGCTGATATAGAATCAGTCAAACAAGTAATTGAACTTGGCGTTCAAGATTTGGCTGAGAACTACGCTCAACAACTTCTCCAAAAATATCCATTGATTAAAAACGCCCAATGGCATTTTATAGGAAGGATACAGACGAATAAAATCAAGTATATAGTACCAATCTGTGAGTACATCCACTCAGTTTGTAGAAAAGAAGAACTCATTTTGATAGACAAATTTGCTTCTTTACATCGAAAAATTCAAAAAGTTCTCATCGAAGTCAATATCTCTCACGAACAGACAAAATCAGGTGTAGATCAGTCACAATTACAGGAAATACTCGAATTTGGTTCTTCGCTTAAAAATATCCGGATAATGGGTTTCATGACGATGGCTCCTTTTACAGAGGATTTTGGACAGATAAGAGCAATCTTTAAAGAATTGAGAAGGTTGAGAGATTTCTATCAAAGGCAATATCCTGAGCTTGAACATTTGTCTATGGGTATGACTAATGATTTTGAGATTGCCATAGAAGAAGGTGCAACAATGGTGAGAATTGGCAGAGCAATTTTCAGAGGAGAGTGA
- the ruvB gene encoding Holliday junction branch migration DNA helicase RuvB: MNQLQSNMNGDVLFSLRPHTLDDYIGQTEVKQKLKIAIQAAKMRNEPLDHILFAGPPGLGKTTLAFVVAKEMGTNIYVTSGPVLERQGDIAAVLSSLSDGDILFIDEIHRINKAVEEIFYSALEDYKVDIMIGKGPTARSIRIGLRPFTLIGATTRSGLLSSPLRNRFGMTLELQFYSVDELIQIITRASGILKITIEESAAKLIAERSRGTPRIALRLLRRTRDVATVKGKSAIDIDLVEKTMDILEIDELGLDETDRKILKTIIEIYDGGPVGLESLAATLNLETDTLKEVHEPYLLQKGLIVRTSRGRIATDLAYSHLGYSSRIRGGLFDGSLGESQECETQD, translated from the coding sequence ATGAATCAACTTCAATCAAATATGAATGGAGATGTTTTGTTCTCTCTGAGACCGCATACCTTAGATGATTACATTGGACAGACTGAGGTGAAACAAAAACTCAAGATAGCTATTCAAGCTGCAAAAATGAGAAATGAACCATTAGATCATATTCTTTTTGCAGGGCCACCTGGTCTTGGCAAGACGACACTTGCCTTTGTAGTTGCAAAAGAGATGGGGACGAATATATATGTCACAAGTGGTCCTGTACTCGAGAGACAGGGAGATATTGCAGCGGTACTTTCGAGCCTAAGTGATGGTGACATACTCTTCATTGATGAGATCCACAGAATTAACAAAGCAGTTGAAGAAATCTTTTACTCGGCACTTGAAGATTACAAGGTAGATATAATGATAGGTAAGGGTCCAACGGCTCGTTCAATCCGTATTGGCCTTAGGCCATTCACACTCATCGGTGCTACAACAAGAAGTGGTTTATTGAGTTCTCCTCTTCGAAATCGTTTTGGTATGACTCTTGAACTACAATTTTACAGTGTTGATGAACTGATTCAAATAATCACAAGAGCTTCTGGCATTCTCAAAATCACCATAGAAGAGTCGGCAGCAAAATTGATTGCAGAACGCTCACGCGGCACTCCAAGAATTGCATTGAGATTACTCAGAAGGACTCGAGATGTAGCCACAGTGAAAGGAAAGTCTGCTATAGATATCGATTTGGTCGAAAAAACTATGGATATTCTTGAAATCGATGAGTTAGGGTTAGATGAAACCGACAGGAAAATATTGAAAACAATTATAGAGATATACGATGGTGGTCCTGTGGGATTAGAATCACTTGCTGCCACTTTGAATCTCGAGACTGACACACTCAAAGAAGTTCATGAGCCATATCTTTTGCAGAAAGGTCTAATAGTTCGTACTTCAAGAGGAAGGATTGCGACTGATCTTGCATACTCACACTTAGGATATTCATCGAGGATAAGAGGAGGATTGTTCGATGGATCTCTCGGAGAATCTCAAGAATGTGAAACTCAGGATTGA